The proteins below come from a single Armatimonadota bacterium genomic window:
- a CDS encoding trypsin-like peptidase domain-containing protein gives MQRPKPAAFGLIALIILSTTICFAQTQADSGRGPVTFLLPEESRIIDIVKNIGPTVVAVMQLDASGDESGLGSGVIISKEGEILTNNHVISGAKKLTVTLADGRQVEAKSLGGDPGIDLAIIKVPVTNLPVAPLGDSDLLQVGQVAIAIGNPYGFERTVTVGVVSALSRTIPGGGLSLTNLIQTDARIYPGNSGGPLVDSAGKVIGINTVVVSGKAGTLGFAIPINTARSVLDEVKKQGRIVVGWIGISFAELSAEVAEEFDLPVKEGVIVAQVEKGGPAALAGIRRGDIIIEVDNKKVADGGALQKIIRQKEIGDKLDVTAIRDSKPRHFVVVIREMPMSVR, from the coding sequence ATGCAAAGGCCAAAACCAGCCGCATTCGGCTTAATAGCGCTGATCATATTATCCACTACAATCTGCTTTGCACAAACCCAGGCAGACTCAGGCAGGGGTCCGGTCACATTCCTGCTGCCTGAAGAGAGCCGGATCATAGATATTGTAAAAAACATCGGCCCGACAGTAGTAGCCGTCATGCAGCTTGATGCAAGCGGCGACGAAAGCGGCCTGGGTTCGGGAGTCATTATCTCCAAAGAAGGCGAAATCCTTACCAACAACCATGTTATCAGCGGCGCGAAGAAGCTTACCGTAACACTGGCAGACGGCAGGCAGGTGGAAGCAAAAAGCCTGGGTGGAGACCCGGGCATAGACCTTGCGATCATAAAAGTCCCCGTCACAAACCTCCCTGTGGCGCCGCTGGGAGATTCGGACTTGCTTCAGGTCGGCCAGGTCGCCATAGCTATCGGAAACCCATACGGTTTCGAGCGCACGGTTACCGTCGGTGTAGTGAGCGCCCTGAGCAGGACAATCCCCGGCGGCGGACTTTCCCTAACCAACCTCATCCAGACAGATGCGCGCATCTACCCGGGCAACAGCGGCGGACCGCTTGTCGACAGCGCAGGTAAAGTCATAGGCATAAACACAGTCGTTGTCAGCGGAAAGGCCGGGACTCTCGGTTTCGCGATCCCAATCAATACGGCTCGCAGCGTGCTGGATGAAGTCAAAAAGCAGGGACGGATCGTTGTCGGGTGGATCGGCATTTCTTTCGCGGAACTCAGTGCAGAAGTGGCTGAAGAGTTCGACCTGCCTGTAAAGGAAGGGGTAATTGTTGCCCAAGTTGAAAAAGGCGGCCCTGCGGCGCTTGCCGGAATCCGCAGAGGAGATATAATCATTGAGGTGGACAATAAAAAAGTAGCTGACGGAGGCGCGCTACAGAAAATTATCCGCCAAAAAGAAATTGGAGATAAGCTGGACGTCACCGCTATCAGAGACAGCAAACCGAGGCATTTCGTAGTCGTTATTCGCGAAATGCCCATGTCGGTCAGATAG
- a CDS encoding NUDIX domain-containing protein: MKPFALSVKMILKDEHGRCLLLKRSMDSKNNPGKWDFPGGKVDPGEAFDQALMREVAEETGLKVAIDRLAGSTQSESPSNHIVYLLLEGQIESGKLTLSSEHDDFLWVYPHELEKADICDQFKQLAKTLAATKNGSPLCS, from the coding sequence ATGAAGCCTTTCGCGCTGTCGGTCAAGATGATATTAAAGGACGAACATGGCCGGTGCCTGCTGCTGAAGAGGTCTATGGACTCAAAGAATAACCCGGGTAAATGGGACTTCCCCGGCGGAAAGGTCGACCCGGGCGAAGCGTTCGATCAGGCTCTGATGCGTGAGGTTGCAGAAGAGACGGGGCTGAAGGTCGCCATAGACAGGCTTGCCGGCTCAACTCAGTCAGAGTCACCATCCAACCATATTGTCTACCTGCTGCTCGAAGGACAGATAGAATCGGGAAAACTCACACTCAGCAGTGAGCATGACGATTTCCTCTGGGTTTATCCCCATGAGCTTGAAAAAGCGGATATCTGCGATCAGTTCAAGCAACTTGCAAAAACACTTGCCGCAACTAAAAATGGCTCACCCCTGTGCTCATGA
- a CDS encoding glycosyltransferase family 4 protein has translation MTEPMRVLEAITPSRIGGAEVYVADLCEEFSRLDIDVELFIPSGRPFVKYAADRGISSINWKTHGKLDPITVIRLASLIRSHGIDVIHTHLSTASLLGAFAAKLAGVPSVAHVHGLNTATCFKYSTAVIAVSEAVKKHLCAQGLDAGNIHVVHNGVDLTRFTPIPISEAKRAQGYDENTPVFGVFGRLSEEKGQRSAIEAMFILSKTCQSARLMIVGDGKTRDELVRSAQALGIAGSIEFKGFNADVRGLMSACDAIIAPSLKEGFGLAAVEAMALSRPVIAADVGGLPEIIVPGETGFLVPANNPQQIADAMEQLISDRSAAESMGRSGRIRVDSCFDLKKQIKAVSSILEGCVK, from the coding sequence TTGACTGAGCCTATGCGTGTGCTGGAGGCGATAACCCCATCACGGATCGGCGGCGCGGAAGTGTATGTCGCCGACTTGTGTGAAGAGTTTTCCAGACTCGATATCGATGTTGAGCTGTTTATCCCCTCAGGCAGGCCATTTGTCAAATATGCAGCCGACCGCGGGATATCAAGCATCAACTGGAAGACACACGGCAAGCTCGACCCGATAACGGTAATTCGACTTGCATCCCTGATTCGCTCACACGGTATAGATGTGATCCACACACATCTTTCGACGGCAAGCCTGCTCGGAGCCTTTGCTGCAAAGCTCGCCGGTGTGCCGTCAGTCGCGCACGTGCATGGCTTGAACACAGCAACATGCTTCAAATACTCCACAGCAGTAATTGCGGTGTCTGAGGCTGTAAAAAAACACCTCTGCGCACAGGGGCTGGATGCCGGCAATATTCACGTAGTCCACAATGGTGTCGATCTGACTCGATTTACTCCGATTCCAATCTCAGAAGCAAAACGCGCACAGGGCTATGATGAAAACACGCCTGTCTTTGGTGTGTTCGGCAGGCTCTCGGAAGAAAAGGGCCAGCGGAGTGCAATCGAGGCCATGTTTATCCTGTCTAAAACCTGCCAGAGCGCTCGACTGATGATCGTTGGAGACGGCAAGACCCGCGACGAATTAGTCAGATCCGCCCAGGCTCTGGGGATTGCAGGCAGTATTGAGTTCAAAGGGTTTAATGCAGATGTGCGAGGACTCATGTCCGCGTGTGATGCGATTATAGCCCCATCCCTTAAGGAGGGTTTCGGTCTGGCTGCAGTCGAGGCTATGGCTCTGTCCAGGCCCGTCATAGCTGCGGATGTCGGAGGGCTGCCCGAGATCATAGTGCCGGGTGAGACAGGTTTTCTGGTACCTGCAAACAATCCTCAACAGATAGCCGATGCGATGGAACAATTGATCTCAGATAGGTCTGCTGCCGAAAGCATGGGCAGATCAGGCAGGATACGGGTGGATAGCTGCTTCGATCTCAAAAAACAGATTAAGGCCGTATCGTCGATACTTGAAGGCTGTGTAAAATGA
- a CDS encoding response regulator yields the protein MSQIRVVIADDESIIRMDLKTLLEEMGHVVVGEAADGQKALELTRSLKPDVVIMDIKMPVMDGLDAAKIVADEKIAPVVLLTAYSQKDLIERAKEAGVYAYLVKPFQESDVLPAIEIAISRYLEQQELETTLGDLETKLETRKIVDRAKGILMDKYKLSEAEAFRRIQQQSMNQRRSMKEIAEALIIAHDI from the coding sequence ATGAGCCAGATTAGGGTTGTGATAGCCGACGACGAATCCATTATCAGGATGGACCTGAAAACGCTTCTCGAGGAGATGGGGCATGTTGTTGTAGGGGAGGCCGCCGACGGTCAGAAAGCCCTCGAACTCACCCGGTCTCTGAAACCGGATGTCGTGATAATGGACATCAAGATGCCCGTAATGGACGGCCTCGATGCCGCAAAGATTGTTGCCGATGAAAAGATCGCGCCGGTGGTGCTGCTTACTGCCTACAGCCAGAAGGATTTGATAGAGCGCGCGAAAGAGGCTGGGGTATATGCATACCTGGTTAAGCCTTTCCAGGAATCGGATGTACTGCCCGCAATCGAGATAGCGATATCGAGATACTTGGAGCAGCAGGAACTCGAGACTACTCTGGGCGATCTTGAGACCAAGCTTGAGACCCGCAAGATTGTTGACCGCGCCAAAGGTATTTTAATGGACAAGTATAAGCTCTCCGAGGCCGAAGCATTCAGGCGAATACAGCAGCAGAGCATGAACCAGCGCCGCTCGATGAAGGAGATCGCCGAAGCTCTCATCATCGCTCACGACATTTAG
- a CDS encoding GAF domain-containing protein produces the protein MSPWNERKKQERDATDAALRELPPEQELEALRVRVADLEKRIAEKMLEADALREVGQAIGSMLYIDDMLKKVADIVVKVTGTDFCLIYLLSESGQELVLRGASGEVKDVVGKIRLKVGEGITGWVAQQGQHVVLSREAWRDERFKPVPILVQDKYQSMLSVPLRGRNDLVGVINVRTNPPHDYTKMQISLLDSIARQVGGAVENYNVYHRMEQRASQLSTLSEISRTITSDLYLEEILQLIVAMTAESMNFKICSVMLLDEDRKELVIKATQSKSRAYTKKPNVKLTESVAGRAIVEAKPITIRDVRKTPGYQYPDIAKKEGLCSLIALPLSVKKEIIGVLNCYTATPRDFSEEDIGLLTALANQAAISIQNAKLMVQKAVLQEMHHRVKNSLQTIASLLRLQIKIGKFDSPKEALTQSINRIQSIAAVHEMLSSENLDNVSIKRLADTILSATARGLLPDARQINMLVDGDDFLLPSGQATYVALVLNELVQNAIEHGFSSGIGTELTVRIARNDENIILDVVNDGCPLPVDFDIKRNRNLGLRIVESLVRDNLMGDFTIATGIDGRTRSSVVFPR, from the coding sequence ATGAGCCCATGGAACGAACGTAAAAAACAGGAACGGGACGCGACCGACGCCGCGCTGCGCGAGCTTCCGCCGGAGCAGGAGCTTGAGGCGCTGCGTGTGCGTGTTGCCGACCTCGAGAAGCGCATCGCCGAAAAAATGCTGGAAGCTGATGCTCTGCGTGAGGTCGGTCAGGCAATCGGCTCCATGCTCTATATCGACGACATGCTCAAAAAAGTCGCCGATATAGTCGTCAAAGTAACGGGTACCGACTTCTGCCTGATATATCTGCTATCGGAGTCCGGTCAGGAACTGGTCCTGCGCGGGGCCAGCGGCGAGGTCAAAGATGTCGTCGGCAAGATCAGGCTTAAAGTAGGCGAAGGGATCACCGGATGGGTAGCTCAACAGGGCCAGCATGTGGTCCTCAGCCGCGAGGCTTGGCGCGATGAACGCTTCAAACCGGTCCCGATCCTCGTGCAAGACAAATATCAGTCCATGCTATCAGTCCCCTTGAGGGGCAGAAACGATCTGGTCGGCGTTATAAATGTCCGCACAAACCCTCCGCACGATTACACCAAGATGCAGATCAGCCTGCTCGACAGCATAGCGCGGCAGGTCGGCGGCGCGGTCGAAAACTACAATGTCTATCACCGTATGGAGCAGCGCGCATCACAACTGAGCACTCTTTCGGAGATCAGCCGCACGATTACTTCGGACCTATATCTTGAAGAGATCCTGCAGCTTATTGTCGCTATGACAGCCGAGAGCATGAACTTCAAGATATGCTCGGTTATGCTCCTGGATGAAGACAGGAAAGAACTGGTTATCAAAGCCACCCAGAGCAAGAGCCGCGCCTATACAAAGAAGCCGAATGTAAAGCTCACCGAGAGTGTGGCAGGCCGCGCGATAGTGGAGGCCAAGCCTATCACTATACGCGATGTACGCAAGACTCCGGGCTATCAGTATCCGGACATTGCCAAGAAAGAGGGCCTTTGCTCGCTTATTGCGCTTCCTCTTTCGGTGAAAAAAGAGATAATCGGTGTGCTTAACTGTTACACTGCTACCCCTCGCGATTTCTCCGAGGAAGATATAGGGCTGCTGACCGCTCTTGCCAACCAGGCTGCCATTTCTATTCAGAACGCCAAACTGATGGTCCAGAAGGCTGTTCTTCAAGAGATGCACCACAGGGTCAAAAACAGCCTTCAGACAATCGCAAGTCTGCTCAGGCTGCAGATAAAAATAGGAAAGTTCGACTCGCCAAAAGAGGCGCTTACACAAAGTATCAACCGCATCCAGAGTATTGCAGCGGTCCATGAGATGCTTTCAAGCGAGAATCTGGACAATGTCAGCATCAAACGTCTGGCGGACACCATTCTCAGCGCTACTGCGCGGGGTCTGCTGCCTGACGCGCGCCAAATAAACATGCTGGTTGATGGTGATGATTTCCTGCTTCCCAGCGGACAAGCTACCTATGTAGCCCTTGTTCTCAACGAGCTGGTACAAAATGCCATTGAACACGGGTTCAGCAGTGGAATTGGGACGGAGCTTACAGTGCGTATTGCGCGAAACGATGAGAATATCATCCTCGATGTCGTCAATGACGGCTGCCCGCTTCCGGTCGACTTTGACATCAAGCGCAACCGCAACCTTGGCCTGCGTATAGTCGAAAGCCTCGTCCGCGACAATCTGATGGGTGATTTTACCATCGCGACCGGCATCGATGGCCGGACGCGCAGTTCTGTCGTATTCCCCAGGTAA
- a CDS encoding HIT family protein codes for MSSWHNIRQWQRYVSREGCPVCNQEPNDQPNGEMHIADLTISTLGTDSNTCMKGHCCLVVKPHAVELYDLSSEDAAAFMSDIQMAARALKKVTGAIKINYEIHGNTIPHLHMHLWPRQIGDRFEDGPIDWRLRDPGVYGEGEYESFVRDMQEAIMQLR; via the coding sequence ATGAGCAGCTGGCACAATATAAGGCAGTGGCAGAGATATGTCTCGCGTGAGGGGTGTCCGGTATGCAATCAAGAGCCGAATGATCAACCCAACGGCGAAATGCATATAGCCGACCTTACCATATCGACGCTGGGGACTGATAGCAATACATGTATGAAAGGTCACTGCTGCCTGGTTGTGAAACCGCATGCAGTCGAGTTGTATGATCTTTCAAGTGAGGATGCTGCAGCCTTTATGTCCGATATTCAGATGGCTGCCCGTGCTCTCAAAAAAGTTACCGGCGCAATAAAAATCAACTATGAAATTCATGGCAACACTATCCCTCATCTTCATATGCATTTGTGGCCGAGGCAGATAGGTGATAGATTCGAGGACGGCCCTATAGACTGGCGACTAAGAGATCCTGGAGTATATGGTGAAGGAGAGTATGAGTCATTCGTCAGGGATATGCAAGAAGCTATTATGCAATTGCGCTGA
- the hydG gene encoding [FeFe] hydrogenase H-cluster radical SAM maturase HydG: protein MYDPKSNDSNEFICHEEIEETLAQGREQADDIVRVREILAKAADFKGLTHREAAVLLNIESPEIMEEVFALARKVKEHIYGRRIVMFAPLYVSDYCVNRCAYCGYNHDHAFARHKLNQEELAREVKLLESMGHKRLALEAGEDPVNCPIDYVLDCIKTIYSLKFDNGSIRRINVNIAATTVENYKKLKDAGIGTYVLFQETYHKPTYLKVHEGPKRNYEYHTEAHDRAMLGEINDVGLGLLYGLYDWKYEVVGQLMHAEHLEARFGVGPHTYSACRMRKAEGVNAEDFPYLVSDADFKKIIAILRLATPYTGMILSTREPKGYRDEVIAVGISQVSAGSQTGVGGYAHAAKLGFEDEIPQFKLEDHRSPNEMLKDLIRDGYIPSYCTACYRLGRTGDRFMKLAKTGEIQNMCQPNAILTLQEYLDDYGDDELRELGKKVIDREMAAIPNPKVRAKASEYLEKIRAGERDFRF, encoded by the coding sequence ATGTATGACCCGAAATCCAATGATTCCAATGAGTTTATATGTCATGAAGAGATAGAGGAGACTCTCGCGCAGGGACGAGAACAGGCTGACGATATTGTGCGGGTCAGAGAAATCCTGGCAAAAGCGGCAGACTTCAAGGGACTGACCCATCGCGAAGCCGCAGTGCTGCTGAATATTGAATCGCCGGAGATTATGGAAGAAGTCTTTGCTCTGGCCCGAAAAGTCAAGGAACACATATACGGCCGCCGGATCGTAATGTTTGCGCCGCTGTATGTCTCGGACTACTGCGTCAACCGCTGCGCTTACTGCGGTTACAACCATGATCACGCGTTTGCACGCCATAAACTCAACCAGGAAGAGCTTGCCAGGGAAGTAAAACTGCTGGAGAGTATGGGCCACAAGCGCCTTGCTCTGGAGGCCGGTGAAGATCCCGTCAACTGCCCAATAGATTACGTGCTGGACTGCATTAAGACAATCTATTCCCTCAAGTTCGACAACGGCTCAATCCGCCGTATAAATGTAAATATTGCCGCGACAACCGTCGAGAACTACAAGAAACTTAAAGATGCCGGCATCGGGACGTATGTTCTATTCCAGGAAACCTATCACAAACCAACCTACCTCAAGGTTCATGAGGGGCCAAAACGTAACTACGAATATCACACTGAGGCGCACGACCGCGCGATGCTCGGTGAAATTAACGATGTGGGCCTGGGATTGCTTTACGGACTGTATGATTGGAAATACGAAGTAGTCGGGCAGTTGATGCACGCTGAGCACTTGGAAGCAAGGTTTGGAGTGGGGCCGCATACATACTCCGCTTGCCGAATGCGCAAAGCCGAAGGTGTAAACGCGGAAGACTTTCCATATCTTGTAAGCGATGCGGATTTCAAGAAGATTATCGCCATATTGAGACTGGCTACGCCGTATACCGGCATGATACTATCTACACGTGAACCGAAGGGCTATCGCGATGAGGTCATAGCGGTGGGAATCTCGCAGGTCAGCGCCGGGTCACAGACAGGAGTCGGCGGGTACGCGCATGCGGCAAAGCTGGGATTCGAGGATGAGATACCACAGTTCAAACTGGAAGATCATCGCTCACCCAATGAAATGCTCAAAGACCTGATCCGAGACGGATATATCCCGAGCTACTGCACGGCCTGCTATAGACTGGGACGCACAGGCGACAGGTTTATGAAGCTCGCCAAAACCGGCGAGATACAGAATATGTGCCAGCCTAACGCAATCCTTACCCTGCAGGAATATCTTGACGACTACGGTGATGATGAACTCCGTGAGCTGGGCAAGAAGGTAATCGACAGGGAAATGGCCGCAATACCGAACCCGAAGGTGCGCGCAAAGGCCAGTGAGTATCTCGAAAAGATTCGAGCAGGCGAGAGGGACTTCAGGTTCTAG
- a CDS encoding polysaccharide deacetylase family protein encodes MLSSISRTTTSVVLLYHRMGLPKLSSLVAGQYVAPNLFRSQLDYLSSKGWAAANLESVISNDLSDIDRFAITFDDGYLSVYEHAYPALVEHQIKATIYVVVDSIGGLNEWDRKAGDQSEPMMSAEQIKELSNAGFEIGSHTLTHPHLTELNDSELKHELVESKNRLEDLIGKPVKSFSYPYGDCDDRVIASAIEAGYSNAVTTKLGIVWKSSAFEIPRVNVRWNAFGPMLMRKIGRAKRACGVLD; translated from the coding sequence TTGCTTTCTAGTATTTCGCGCACGACAACATCGGTTGTGCTGCTATATCATCGCATGGGACTGCCTAAGCTCTCTTCACTGGTGGCGGGCCAGTATGTAGCGCCTAATCTTTTCAGATCGCAGTTGGACTATCTTTCATCGAAAGGATGGGCGGCGGCAAACCTTGAATCTGTCATATCAAACGATTTATCGGACATCGACAGGTTCGCGATCACATTCGATGACGGCTACCTGAGCGTATATGAGCACGCCTACCCCGCTCTTGTCGAACACCAGATCAAGGCGACGATATATGTGGTGGTCGACTCCATAGGCGGCCTTAATGAATGGGACCGCAAAGCAGGTGACCAGAGTGAGCCTATGATGAGCGCCGAGCAGATAAAAGAACTCTCGAACGCTGGATTTGAGATAGGCTCCCATACTCTTACTCATCCTCACCTGACCGAACTTAACGACAGCGAGCTTAAACACGAACTAGTCGAATCTAAAAACCGGCTCGAAGATTTGATCGGCAAACCAGTAAAATCGTTCTCCTACCCGTATGGCGACTGCGATGACCGCGTTATAGCAAGTGCAATAGAGGCAGGTTACTCCAATGCCGTCACCACGAAGCTGGGGATTGTCTGGAAGTCAAGCGCATTCGAGATACCCAGGGTAAACGTGCGCTGGAACGCCTTTGGCCCGATGCTGATGAGAAAGATCGGCAGGGCTAAACGGGCATGCGGAGTGCTTGACTGA
- a CDS encoding TM1266 family iron-only hydrogenase system putative regulator — MEKRLGVVGIIVEDLTAAEEINAVLHEFSGIIVGRMGVPYKERGVSVVSVIVDGTGDEISALTGRLGRVHNVSVKTALAKETR; from the coding sequence ATGGAAAAGCGTCTGGGCGTAGTGGGAATTATAGTCGAGGACTTAACGGCAGCCGAAGAGATAAATGCAGTGCTCCATGAGTTCTCAGGCATTATAGTAGGCCGCATGGGTGTGCCGTATAAGGAACGCGGAGTGTCGGTGGTGTCCGTAATAGTGGATGGAACAGGTGACGAGATAAGCGCACTCACGGGCAGGCTTGGCCGTGTGCACAACGTATCGGTAAAGACCGCTCTGGCGAAGGAAACGAGGTAG